In the Paraburkholderia acidisoli genome, one interval contains:
- a CDS encoding TetR/AcrR family transcriptional regulator, with translation MRKSKAETAETRQRIVEVAAGLFRANGIHATGLADVMATAGLSHGGFYRHFESKDQLVAEACEQGLIGIVGNLEAAAQGCEGHDAFNAVVDAYLSTSHRNAPERGCPLAGMGSELARADEGTRAAAVRGFDALVDMLATRLGSAQDEADRSRATFALAAMIGGMTMARIMADPEASAALLQDIRQQIESI, from the coding sequence ATGAGGAAATCGAAAGCCGAAACCGCCGAAACGCGCCAACGCATCGTCGAGGTGGCGGCCGGGCTGTTCCGGGCGAACGGCATCCACGCCACCGGTCTGGCCGATGTGATGGCCACTGCAGGCCTCTCGCACGGCGGTTTCTATCGCCACTTCGAGTCGAAGGATCAACTCGTGGCGGAAGCCTGCGAGCAAGGACTGATCGGGATCGTCGGCAACCTGGAGGCGGCGGCCCAGGGCTGCGAGGGCCACGACGCGTTCAATGCCGTTGTCGATGCGTATCTCTCGACGTCGCATAGAAACGCTCCCGAGCGCGGTTGTCCGCTGGCGGGCATGGGCAGCGAGCTGGCACGCGCGGACGAAGGCACGCGGGCGGCGGCGGTGCGCGGTTTCGACGCGCTGGTGGACATGCTGGCAACGCGCCTTGGCAGTGCGCAGGACGAAGCGGACCGCTCGCGCGCCACGTTCGCGCTCGCCGCCATGATCGGTGGCATGACGATGGCGCGCATCATGGCCGATCCGGAAGCCTCGGCGGCCTTGCTGCAAGATATCCGGCAACAGATCGAATCGATTTAA
- a CDS encoding MDR/zinc-dependent alcohol dehydrogenase-like family protein: MKALCVTPNRDLEVRELPAPVEPAPGHVIVAMDASAINHGDKTFLRLPNAAGNALALGRHDVWGASGAGRVVAVGAGVPARYAGRQVAIYRSLERSPESVGLWCERAHVPATACLILPEHVQARDYCGSLVNVMTAYAFLEEIADAGHRGVIVTAGNSATGRALARLAQQRALPAIFLVRNEAARDALREAGAEHVIVTTPGFAATLEPLAAELGATAVFDGVGGDLLTALAPALPMNAVIYLYGFLGAGAPVSLPTVLFMAKNLTMRRFSNFESRTVKDRERLRAALAALEAVIDDPLFRTHCGERFRYDQIEAAMAYAPLNGAKAMLVA, translated from the coding sequence ATGAAAGCCCTTTGCGTCACGCCGAACCGCGATCTCGAAGTTCGCGAACTGCCCGCCCCCGTGGAACCCGCGCCGGGCCACGTGATCGTCGCGATGGACGCCTCGGCGATCAATCACGGCGACAAGACCTTTTTGCGCCTGCCCAACGCCGCGGGCAATGCGCTCGCCCTGGGGCGCCACGACGTGTGGGGCGCGTCGGGCGCGGGCCGCGTGGTGGCCGTGGGCGCGGGCGTGCCCGCCCGCTACGCGGGCCGCCAGGTCGCGATCTACCGCTCGCTCGAGCGCAGCCCGGAAAGCGTCGGCCTGTGGTGCGAGCGCGCGCACGTGCCCGCCACCGCGTGCCTGATCCTGCCCGAGCACGTGCAGGCGCGCGACTACTGCGGCTCGCTCGTCAACGTCATGACGGCGTATGCCTTTCTCGAAGAGATTGCCGATGCCGGTCACCGCGGCGTGATCGTCACGGCGGGCAATTCCGCCACGGGACGCGCGCTGGCGCGCCTCGCGCAACAGCGGGCGCTGCCCGCGATCTTCCTCGTGCGCAACGAAGCCGCGCGCGACGCGCTGCGCGAGGCGGGCGCCGAGCACGTGATCGTCACCACGCCCGGCTTCGCCGCGACGCTGGAACCGCTCGCCGCCGAACTCGGCGCAACGGCGGTCTTCGACGGCGTGGGCGGCGATCTGCTCACGGCCCTCGCGCCCGCTTTGCCGATGAACGCCGTGATCTATCTCTACGGTTTCCTGGGCGCGGGCGCGCCGGTTTCGCTGCCGACCGTGCTGTTCATGGCGAAGAATCTGACCATGCGCCGCTTCAGCAATTTCGAAAGCCGCACGGTCAAGGATCGCGAGCGTCTGCGCGCCGCGCTCGCGGCGCTCGAAGCGGTCATCGACGATCCGTTGTTCAGGACACACTGCGGCGAGCGCTTTCGCTACGAC
- a CDS encoding amylo-alpha-1,6-glucosidase has protein sequence MTRLDSPIDTNRLDDEWLEADGAGGFASGTVGIARTRRYHALLLAATQPPTGRMVLVNGVEAWLDYGDRKVALTAQRYAPDLLYPQIADRLARFETAPWPTWRYALDHGATLTAEVFVAKASGETVLRWRLEAPAGASVPTLKVRPLMSGRDYHALHHENPAFDFAARVEGEAVRWQPYGDVPAIVARSNGIYTHAPDWYRNFCYACERERGLDFTEDLATPGVFAFDLGKDEAVLLLRAALPGGAPVANAGAQEDAAQLADTETARRAAFGSRLQRSADAYVVARGTGRTIVAGYPWFTDWGRDTFIAMRGLLLASGRHGEAGAILLEWASTVSEGMLPNRFPDAGGAPEYNSVDASLWFVVAVHDYFAAESAQSVTPEARRTLRAAVDAILAGYARGTRYGIAADARDGLLRAGVPGVQLTWMDAKAGDWVVTPRIGKPVEVQALWINALRIASAWDARWRELEARASAAFAARFVEPSSGALYDVIDADHVDGKLDRAVRPNQLFAVGGLPFALLDGDAARAVVAQCEAQLLTPLGLRTLAPAEPGYCGQYRGGVLARDGAYHQGTVWPWLLGPFVDAWLRVNGDTAPQRALAHERFVAPLLAHLDRAGLDHVSEVADGDAPHTPGGTPFQAWSLGELLRVLKRLGVPF, from the coding sequence ATGACGCGTCTCGATTCCCCCATCGACACGAACCGTCTCGACGACGAATGGCTCGAAGCGGACGGCGCGGGCGGATTCGCGTCGGGCACCGTGGGCATCGCGCGCACGCGCCGCTATCACGCGCTGCTGCTCGCGGCGACGCAGCCGCCCACGGGCCGCATGGTGCTCGTGAACGGCGTGGAGGCGTGGCTCGACTACGGCGATCGCAAGGTCGCGCTCACGGCGCAACGTTACGCGCCGGATCTGCTGTATCCGCAGATCGCCGACCGTCTCGCGCGTTTCGAAACCGCGCCGTGGCCCACGTGGCGTTATGCGCTCGACCATGGCGCGACGCTCACGGCCGAAGTGTTCGTGGCGAAAGCCAGCGGCGAGACGGTCCTGCGCTGGCGGCTCGAAGCGCCGGCCGGTGCGAGCGTGCCAACGTTGAAGGTTCGTCCATTGATGTCGGGCCGCGACTATCACGCGCTGCATCACGAGAATCCGGCGTTCGATTTCGCGGCGCGCGTGGAAGGCGAGGCCGTGCGCTGGCAGCCCTATGGCGACGTGCCCGCCATCGTCGCGAGATCGAACGGCATCTACACGCATGCGCCCGACTGGTATCGCAACTTCTGCTACGCGTGCGAACGCGAGCGCGGGCTCGACTTCACCGAAGACCTCGCGACGCCCGGCGTGTTCGCGTTCGATCTCGGCAAAGACGAAGCGGTGCTGCTGCTGCGCGCGGCGTTGCCAGGCGGCGCACCGGTCGCGAATGCCGGCGCGCAAGAGGACGCCGCACAACTCGCCGATACCGAAACCGCGCGCCGCGCCGCGTTCGGCTCGCGCCTGCAACGCTCGGCCGACGCCTACGTGGTCGCGCGCGGCACCGGCCGCACGATCGTCGCCGGTTATCCGTGGTTCACCGATTGGGGCCGCGACACTTTCATCGCCATGCGCGGCCTGCTCCTCGCGAGCGGGCGCCACGGCGAAGCGGGCGCGATCCTGCTCGAATGGGCGAGCACGGTTTCCGAAGGCATGCTGCCGAACCGTTTCCCCGACGCGGGCGGCGCGCCCGAATACAACTCCGTCGACGCCTCGCTGTGGTTCGTGGTGGCGGTGCACGACTATTTCGCCGCCGAGAGCGCGCAGAGCGTGACGCCCGAGGCGCGCCGCACGCTGCGGGCGGCCGTCGATGCGATCCTCGCGGGCTACGCGCGCGGCACCCGCTACGGCATCGCCGCCGACGCGCGCGACGGCCTGCTGCGCGCGGGCGTGCCCGGCGTGCAGCTCACGTGGATGGACGCGAAAGCGGGCGATTGGGTCGTCACGCCGCGCATCGGCAAGCCGGTCGAAGTGCAGGCGCTGTGGATCAACGCGCTGCGTATCGCGAGTGCGTGGGACGCGCGCTGGCGCGAACTCGAAGCGCGCGCGAGCGCGGCGTTCGCGGCGCGCTTCGTCGAGCCTTCGTCAGGCGCGCTTTACGACGTGATCGACGCCGATCATGTCGACGGCAAGCTCGATCGCGCGGTCCGGCCCAATCAGCTCTTCGCGGTGGGCGGCCTGCCGTTCGCGCTGCTCGACGGCGACGCGGCGCGCGCGGTGGTCGCGCAATGCGAAGCGCAACTGCTCACGCCGCTGGGATTGCGCACGCTCGCGCCCGCCGAGCCGGGCTATTGCGGGCAGTATCGCGGCGGCGTGCTGGCGCGCGACGGCGCGTATCATCAGGGCACCGTGTGGCCGTGGCTGCTCGGGCCTTTCGTCGACGCTTGGCTGCGCGTGAACGGCGACACCGCGCCGCAACGCGCGCTCGCGCACGAGCGCTTCGTCGCGCCGCTGCTCGCGCATCTCGACCGCGCCGGGCTCGATCATGTTTCCGAGGTCGCCGACGGCGACGCGCCGCACACGCCGGGCGGCACGCCGTTCCAGGCATGGTCGCTCGGCGAACTGCTGCGCGTGCTGAAGCGGCTCGGCGTGCCGTTCTAG
- a CDS encoding MGH1-like glycoside hydrolase domain-containing protein — MLQRSAGLLETDEGKRLYSNDYARWQRWGPYLSERQWGTVREDYSEHGTAWAYFPHDHARMRAYRWGEDGLAGFADERLNWCVSLALWNGRDPIVKERLFGLTNDEGNHGEDVKELYFYLDGTPTHSYMRMLYKYPQGAFPYQDLLDENARRGTGVPEYEILDTGIFDDERYFDVQVEYAKHTPDDVVMRITVENRAGQHATLDVLPQIWARNTWSWQDVAHKPSLALVSSAQGNYVVAHSDTHAPLVVTSTASAGASVEWLFCENDTNVKRLFNMDGAGPFKDGINDYLVHGASDAVRRDAGTKAAARVHLELAAHGRAVVTLRWRPQSVPKEEVALDIDALFAHRIAEADAFYAALQRDIESADAKLVQRQALAGMLWSKQYYQYDVNRWLAGDPLQPTPPASRQHGRNADWRHLSNADILSMPDKWEYPWYASWDLAFQAVAFALVDPMFAKKQMLLLVKDRYQHPNGQLPAYEWAFGDANPPVHAWAAWRVYEIDRSITGKPDSEFLELIFHKLLLNFSWWVNRKDADGHNIFQGGFLGLDNVGIFDRSQPLPTGGHLDQADGTAWMAGYALDLMRIALELAFSNHVFVDIGVKFFEHFLYIAGAVSCDDDCETGLWDSVDEFFYDKLKLPDGTSTPLRMRSIVGLIPLFAVHVLEERVHGNLPGLRDRLVWFLEHRPDLARLVSRWNQPGKGNSLLLSLLRGHRMKALLKRVLDESEFLSDHGIRALSRTHLDAPFVYRYNGCNFTVKYLPAESDSRVFGGNSNWRGPIWMPVNYLLIESLYEFHRYYGDDFLVEYPTGSGEKRTLQQIADELARRVTTLFLLDRNNERPVMGAYPLLQADPKSRDLVLFHEYFHGDNGRGVGASHQTGWSGLVALLLQPRVMSPSGNVPAAGEIEEGAAVK; from the coding sequence ATGTTGCAGCGTAGCGCCGGCCTCCTGGAGACGGATGAAGGCAAACGCCTGTACTCGAACGACTACGCGCGCTGGCAGCGCTGGGGACCGTATCTGAGCGAGCGGCAGTGGGGCACCGTGCGCGAGGACTACAGCGAGCACGGCACCGCGTGGGCGTATTTTCCGCACGATCACGCCCGCATGCGCGCGTATCGCTGGGGCGAGGACGGACTCGCCGGCTTCGCCGACGAACGCCTCAACTGGTGCGTGTCGCTCGCGCTCTGGAACGGCCGCGATCCCATCGTGAAAGAGCGGCTGTTCGGCCTCACGAACGACGAAGGCAATCACGGCGAGGACGTGAAGGAGCTGTACTTCTATCTCGACGGCACGCCCACGCATTCGTACATGCGCATGCTCTACAAGTATCCGCAGGGCGCGTTTCCGTATCAGGATCTGCTCGACGAGAACGCGCGGCGCGGCACCGGCGTGCCCGAGTACGAGATTCTCGACACCGGTATCTTCGACGACGAACGTTATTTCGACGTGCAGGTCGAGTACGCGAAGCACACGCCCGACGACGTCGTCATGCGTATCACGGTGGAGAATCGCGCGGGCCAGCACGCCACGCTCGACGTGCTGCCGCAGATCTGGGCGCGCAATACGTGGTCGTGGCAAGACGTGGCGCACAAGCCGTCGCTCGCGCTGGTGTCGTCGGCGCAAGGCAACTACGTGGTCGCGCATAGCGACACGCACGCGCCGCTCGTGGTGACCTCCACCGCGAGCGCGGGCGCAAGCGTGGAATGGCTGTTCTGCGAGAACGATACCAATGTGAAGCGGCTGTTCAACATGGACGGCGCGGGTCCTTTCAAGGACGGCATCAACGATTATCTCGTGCACGGCGCGAGCGACGCGGTCCGGCGCGACGCGGGCACCAAGGCCGCCGCGCGCGTGCATCTCGAGCTCGCGGCACACGGGCGCGCCGTGGTCACGTTGCGCTGGCGGCCGCAATCCGTGCCAAAGGAAGAGGTCGCGCTCGATATCGACGCGCTGTTCGCGCATCGCATTGCCGAGGCGGACGCCTTCTACGCCGCGTTGCAACGCGATATCGAGAGCGCCGACGCGAAGCTCGTGCAGCGCCAGGCGCTGGCGGGCATGCTGTGGTCGAAGCAGTACTACCAGTACGACGTGAATCGCTGGCTCGCGGGCGATCCGCTGCAGCCCACGCCGCCCGCGAGCCGTCAGCACGGCCGCAACGCCGACTGGCGGCACCTGAGCAACGCCGACATTCTTTCCATGCCGGACAAGTGGGAGTACCCGTGGTACGCCTCGTGGGACCTCGCGTTTCAGGCGGTCGCGTTCGCGCTGGTCGACCCGATGTTCGCGAAGAAGCAGATGCTGCTGCTCGTGAAGGACCGCTACCAGCATCCCAACGGCCAGTTGCCCGCCTACGAGTGGGCGTTCGGCGACGCGAACCCGCCCGTGCACGCCTGGGCCGCCTGGCGCGTGTACGAGATCGACCGCTCGATCACGGGCAAGCCGGACAGCGAATTTCTCGAACTCATCTTCCACAAGCTGCTGCTGAATTTTTCGTGGTGGGTGAACCGCAAGGACGCGGACGGCCACAACATCTTCCAGGGCGGCTTTCTCGGGCTCGACAACGTGGGCATCTTCGATCGCTCGCAGCCCTTGCCCACGGGCGGCCATCTCGATCAGGCCGACGGCACCGCGTGGATGGCGGGCTACGCGCTGGACCTCATGCGCATTGCGCTCGAACTCGCTTTTTCGAACCACGTGTTTGTCGATATCGGCGTGAAGTTCTTCGAGCACTTCCTGTATATCGCGGGCGCGGTGAGCTGCGACGACGACTGCGAAACGGGGCTTTGGGACAGTGTGGACGAATTCTTCTACGACAAGCTCAAGCTGCCCGACGGCACCAGCACGCCGTTGCGCATGCGCTCGATCGTCGGGCTGATTCCGCTGTTCGCGGTGCACGTGCTCGAAGAACGCGTGCACGGCAACTTGCCCGGCTTGCGCGACCGGCTCGTGTGGTTCCTCGAGCATCGCCCCGATCTCGCGCGGCTCGTGTCGCGCTGGAACCAGCCGGGCAAGGGCAATTCGCTGCTGCTTTCGCTGCTGCGCGGCCATCGCATGAAAGCGCTGCTCAAGCGCGTACTCGACGAAAGCGAATTCCTCTCCGATCACGGCATTCGCGCGCTGTCGCGCACGCATCTCGACGCGCCTTTCGTGTACCGCTACAACGGTTGCAATTTCACGGTGAAGTATTTGCCGGCGGAGTCGGATTCGCGCGTGTTCGGCGGCAATTCGAACTGGCGCGGCCCGATCTGGATGCCGGTGAACTATCTGCTGATCGAGTCGCTGTACGAGTTTCATCGCTATTACGGCGACGACTTTCTGGTCGAATATCCCACCGGCTCGGGCGAGAAACGCACGCTGCAACAGATCGCTGACGAACTCGCGCGCCGCGTCACCACGCTGTTCCTGCTCGACCGCAACAACGAGCGGCCGGTGATGGGCGCGTATCCGCTCTTGCAGGCCGACCCGAAGAGCCGCGATCTCGTGCTGTTCCACGAGTATTTTCACGGCGACAACGGGCGCGGCGTGGGTGCCTCGCATCAAACCGGCTGGTCGGGACTCGTCGCGCTGCTGTTGCAGCCGCGCGTGATGAGCCCGTCGGGCAACGTGCCGGCGGCGGGCGAGATCGAAGAGGGCGCGGCGGTGAAATGA
- a CDS encoding VOC family protein — protein sequence MESTRNDHDRVDGYAREDVGNLVLLEHVNLTIPDQRLATAFYVSALGLTRDPFLMTGVTNMWINIGRSQVHLPHGRPQRLRGHVGLVVGERQALLARLRAVRELLEGTAFGWEERADRVTVMCPWGNRYDCLDCQALRGTVPWADLDLGIAYVQLGVPVRSAAPIAAFYREIFEARAEVRERDGTAQAVVAIGTHQQLVFAETAAPIAAYDGHHIQLYVADFSRPHARLAERGLSYGEEPHQYRFAEIVDLASGASCFQLEHEVRSLRHPLYARPLVNRNPEQSNRDYRQGADARAGAF from the coding sequence ATGGAATCGACCCGTAACGATCACGACCGTGTTGACGGCTATGCCCGCGAGGACGTGGGCAATCTCGTGCTGCTCGAACACGTCAATCTCACGATCCCCGACCAGCGGCTCGCGACGGCGTTCTATGTGAGCGCACTGGGACTCACGCGCGATCCGTTCTTGATGACGGGCGTGACGAACATGTGGATCAATATCGGCCGCTCGCAGGTTCACTTGCCGCACGGCCGGCCACAGCGTTTGCGCGGGCATGTCGGGCTCGTCGTGGGCGAGCGTCAGGCGCTGCTCGCGCGCCTGCGCGCCGTGCGCGAGTTGCTCGAGGGCACGGCGTTCGGCTGGGAGGAGCGCGCCGATCGCGTAACGGTGATGTGTCCGTGGGGCAATCGCTACGATTGTCTGGACTGCCAGGCATTGCGTGGCACGGTGCCGTGGGCGGATCTCGACCTGGGTATCGCGTATGTGCAGCTCGGCGTGCCGGTGCGCAGCGCGGCACCCATCGCCGCGTTTTATCGCGAGATATTCGAGGCGCGCGCCGAGGTGCGCGAGCGCGACGGCACGGCGCAGGCGGTGGTTGCGATCGGCACGCATCAGCAACTGGTTTTTGCGGAGACCGCTGCGCCCATTGCCGCTTACGACGGCCATCACATTCAGCTCTATGTCGCCGATTTTTCGCGGCCTCATGCGCGGCTCGCGGAGCGCGGTCTCAGTTACGGCGAGGAGCCGCATCAATATCGTTTCGCCGAGATCGTCGATCTGGCGAGCGGCGCGTCGTGCTTCCAGCTCGAACACGAAGTGCGCAGCCTGCGTCATCCGCTTTATGCGCGGCCTTTGGTGAACCGCAATCCCGAGCAGAGCAATCGCGACTACCGCCAAGGCGCGGATGCGCGTGCGGGCGCGTTTTAA
- a CDS encoding alpha/beta hydrolase, with protein MTAEPNETPDATPAEGVRLPARTVPFPRSISAEAQAALRRLVNAEGVPFNALHVLPELHDIDGWMRLKAAADAQYGAALASLAGQLRSSVETVEVEGATVHVATPAEPGADDAIYVDLHGGALVMGGGAACRTGAQMQADQLGLRCWGIDYRMPPEHPYPAALDDCLAVYRRLLQRYPAHRIVVGGRSAGGNLAAAMLLRARDEGLPLPAALVLLSPEVDLTESGDSFALNPLVDVVLPHSLMPQNRLYAAGADLAHPYLSPLFGDFSRGFVPTFIQSGTRDLFLSNAVRLHRALRRANVPCELHVFEAMPHGGFMGAPEDRELRAEVHRFVHAHLPDAT; from the coding sequence ATGACCGCCGAACCGAACGAAACCCCCGACGCCACGCCTGCCGAAGGCGTGCGCCTTCCGGCCCGCACCGTTCCCTTCCCCCGCAGCATCAGTGCCGAGGCCCAGGCCGCGCTGCGCCGTCTCGTGAACGCCGAAGGCGTGCCGTTCAACGCCTTGCACGTGCTGCCCGAATTGCACGACATCGACGGCTGGATGCGCCTGAAAGCCGCCGCCGACGCGCAATACGGCGCCGCGCTGGCGAGCCTCGCGGGTCAGTTGCGTTCGAGCGTGGAAACGGTCGAGGTGGAGGGCGCGACGGTGCATGTCGCCACACCCGCCGAGCCCGGCGCCGACGACGCGATTTACGTCGATCTGCACGGCGGAGCATTGGTGATGGGCGGCGGCGCGGCGTGCCGCACGGGTGCGCAGATGCAGGCCGATCAGTTGGGGCTGCGCTGCTGGGGTATCGACTATCGCATGCCGCCCGAGCATCCGTATCCGGCCGCGCTCGACGACTGCCTCGCCGTGTATCGCCGCCTGTTGCAACGCTATCCCGCGCACCGGATCGTCGTGGGCGGACGGTCGGCGGGCGGCAATCTCGCGGCCGCGATGCTGCTGCGGGCGCGCGACGAAGGGCTGCCGCTGCCTGCCGCGCTGGTGCTGCTCTCGCCGGAAGTGGACCTGACCGAATCGGGCGACAGCTTCGCGCTCAACCCGCTCGTGGACGTCGTGCTGCCGCACTCGCTGATGCCGCAGAACCGTTTGTATGCCGCGGGCGCCGATCTCGCGCATCCGTACCTGTCGCCGCTATTCGGCGACTTTTCGCGCGGCTTCGTGCCGACCTTCATTCAAAGCGGCACGCGCGACCTGTTCCTGTCGAATGCGGTTCGATTGCATCGCGCATTGCGGCGTGCGAACGTGCCGTGCGAATTGCATGTTTTCGAAGCCATGCCGCACGGCGGCTTCATGGGCGCGCCCGAAGATCGCGAGTTGCGCGCGGAGGTCCACCGCTTCGTGCACGCGCACTTGCCGGACGCAACGTAA
- a CDS encoding SDR family oxidoreductase → MKLENAVVFVTGASRGLGLAFAREALARGAAKVYAGVRDPSRFSEPGIVPVALDVTDAASVAAAAKIAPDVTLLVNNAGIAEVVESPFAEASEAQARRLFETNFYGVMRTTRAFESLLPDGGRGAIVNVLSDVTWRPVPFLAPYSASKAAAWSYTNAVRVALRERAIQVVGVHVGFIDTDLTQGFDVPKVAPLDVVRQTYDALEAGESEVLADEGTRALKRSLASPVAGYVDPATLDG, encoded by the coding sequence ATGAAACTCGAAAACGCTGTTGTGTTCGTGACCGGCGCGAGCCGCGGTCTGGGTCTCGCATTCGCACGCGAAGCCCTCGCGCGCGGCGCTGCCAAAGTCTATGCGGGCGTGCGCGACCCCAGCCGCTTCAGCGAGCCGGGCATCGTGCCGGTCGCGCTGGATGTGACCGATGCGGCTTCGGTGGCGGCCGCCGCGAAGATCGCGCCTGACGTCACGCTGCTGGTCAACAACGCGGGTATCGCGGAAGTCGTGGAGTCCCCGTTCGCGGAGGCGAGCGAGGCGCAGGCGCGGCGCCTCTTCGAGACCAACTTCTACGGCGTGATGCGCACGACGCGCGCGTTCGAATCCCTGCTGCCGGACGGCGGGCGCGGCGCGATCGTCAACGTGCTTTCGGACGTGACGTGGCGGCCCGTGCCGTTTCTCGCACCCTATTCGGCCTCGAAGGCGGCTGCGTGGAGCTACACGAACGCCGTGCGCGTGGCGTTGCGCGAACGCGCGATCCAGGTCGTGGGCGTGCATGTCGGGTTCATCGACACCGATCTCACGCAAGGCTTCGACGTGCCCAAGGTCGCGCCGCTCGACGTGGTTCGGCAAACCTATGACGCGCTCGAAGCGGGCGAGAGCGAGGTGCTCGCCGACGAAGGCACGCGCGCGCTGAAGCGTTCGCTCGCTTCGCCCGTGGCGGGTTACGTCGATCCGGCGACGCTCGATGGCTGA
- a CDS encoding LysR family transcriptional regulator, whose amino-acid sequence MDRVNAIRLFARLVERGSFSAVAREEGVGQPAVSKQIGALERHLGAQLVLRTSRQVVITEAGQAFYEQARQLVDDFDALESSVGDRQHSPRGMVRVNTAPAHGRLCITPLLPEFFRRYPEVAIELSVSERQVDLVGEGIDLAIRHGRLVDSSLTARPLAETDFVLAASPAYLAAHGAPQQLADLDAHRCVVFAKGRERYPWQLKRAPGSDETVSYVPHGKLFTGDAEHVRAAVLCGLGIAQAPHWLLADEIRTGAVQVLMPGLQPARVPIHAVYPAGRRVPMRVRVLIDYLVEALA is encoded by the coding sequence ATGGATCGGGTCAACGCAATACGGCTGTTCGCGCGCCTCGTGGAGCGCGGCAGCTTTTCCGCCGTGGCGCGCGAGGAGGGCGTTGGCCAGCCGGCGGTCAGCAAGCAGATTGGCGCGCTGGAGCGGCATCTGGGCGCGCAGCTGGTGCTGCGCACCTCGCGTCAGGTCGTGATCACGGAGGCGGGGCAGGCGTTTTACGAGCAGGCGCGCCAGCTCGTGGACGACTTCGACGCGCTGGAATCCTCGGTGGGCGATCGTCAGCATTCGCCGCGCGGCATGGTGCGCGTCAACACGGCGCCCGCGCACGGCCGCCTCTGCATCACGCCGCTGCTGCCCGAATTCTTCCGGCGCTATCCCGAGGTCGCGATCGAACTTTCGGTGTCGGAGCGTCAGGTCGATCTGGTGGGCGAGGGCATCGACCTGGCGATCCGGCACGGGCGTCTCGTCGATTCGTCGCTGACCGCGCGGCCGCTCGCGGAAACCGACTTCGTGCTGGCGGCGAGCCCCGCGTATCTCGCCGCGCACGGCGCGCCGCAACAGCTCGCCGATCTCGACGCGCATCGCTGTGTCGTGTTCGCGAAGGGCCGCGAGCGATATCCGTGGCAACTCAAGCGCGCGCCCGGCAGCGACGAAACCGTGTCGTACGTGCCGCACGGCAAGCTGTTCACGGGCGACGCCGAACACGTGCGCGCGGCGGTGCTGTGCGGTCTCGGCATTGCGCAGGCGCCGCACTGGCTGCTCGCCGACGAGATCCGCACGGGCGCGGTGCAGGTGCTGATGCCCGGCTTGCAACCCGCGCGCGTACCGATCCATGCCGTGTACCCGGCGGGGCGGCGCGTGCCCATGCGCGTGCGCGTGTTGATCGATTACCTCGTCGAAGCGCTGGCGTAG
- a CDS encoding NmrA family NAD(P)-binding protein, with the protein MQRKFLITGATGKTGSHIVHNLLAAGHAVRAMVRKEDARSTALREAGAEIVVGDLLNHDDLIRATTGVTGAYLCYPVSPGFIQGTAYFADAARRAGLEVVVEMSQISARENAKSHAARDHWIAERVLDWSGVPTVHIRPTFFAEWLTFPWVLDTINRDGKITLPYGAGRHAPIAAVDQARFIAKVLAEPAQHVGKAYELCGSVELDHHGIAEAMSEVIGRKIVYRPSTLDEYREHLRQYGLSEFMIQHFIEVAVDYQNGVFAGADTVIEPVTGVAPQTVAEYVRAHRAKFQA; encoded by the coding sequence ATGCAACGCAAATTCCTGATCACGGGTGCAACGGGCAAAACCGGCTCGCATATCGTCCACAATCTGCTCGCGGCGGGCCACGCCGTGCGCGCCATGGTCCGCAAGGAGGACGCGCGCAGCACGGCGCTGCGCGAGGCGGGCGCCGAGATCGTCGTGGGCGACCTGCTCAATCACGACGATCTGATTCGCGCGACCACGGGCGTGACGGGCGCGTATCTCTGCTATCCCGTCTCGCCGGGCTTCATTCAGGGCACCGCCTATTTCGCCGATGCCGCGCGCCGCGCCGGTCTCGAAGTGGTCGTCGAGATGTCGCAGATTTCGGCGCGTGAAAACGCGAAGAGCCATGCCGCTCGCGATCACTGGATCGCCGAACGCGTGCTCGACTGGTCGGGCGTGCCCACGGTGCACATCCGCCCGACGTTCTTCGCGGAATGGCTGACCTTTCCGTGGGTGCTCGACACGATCAATCGCGACGGCAAGATCACGCTGCCGTACGGCGCCGGACGTCACGCGCCGATTGCCGCGGTCGACCAGGCGCGCTTCATTGCCAAGGTGCTGGCGGAGCCGGCGCAGCATGTCGGCAAGGCTTACGAATTGTGCGGCTCGGTCGAACTCGACCATCACGGTATCGCCGAAGCCATGAGCGAAGTGATCGGCCGGAAGATCGTGTATCGCCCTTCGACGCTCGACGAGTATCGCGAGCATTTGCGCCAGTATGGTCTCTCGGAGTTCATGATCCAGCACTTCATCGAAGTGGCCGTCGACTACCAGAACGGCGTGTTCGCGGGCGCCGACACCGTGATCGAACCCGTCACCGGCGTCGCGCCGCAGACCGTTGCCGAATACGTACGGGCGCATCGGGCGAAGTTTCAGGCCTGA